A region of the Nocardia asteroides genome:
AACGTCCCCACCACCGTGTGCATGGCGCTGCGTACCGGCTCCGACATATCCGCCCGTAGGTAGTCCACTGCCACCCGGAGCTGCGCGACCATGCCGTCCCCGATGTGCATGCCAGCGTCGTCCGCGGCACGGAACAAGAAGGCCCAGTCACGGACGCGGTTGACGTGATCCATACCCACGCGTGCGGGTGCGTGGTCGATTGAGCGGGTGGCCATCGCGACCACATCGTCGGTTACAGCCGTGGCAGATACGGCTACCAGACCGCGAAGAAACTCAGCGCGACGCACATCATCCACCTGATGTTCTGGGGGCCATGCCTCCCCATCATAGGGTGCGCGAACGGCAGGTCCGGCGAACGAACGGCGACTACGATTGTGCCGCTCACGCCACACCGCCTCCCCCTCAGCCACGATCTGCTCGAAGCGGTCGCGGTCCTCGGGTGTCGCCCGCTGCTGGTAGGTCGTATCCAGGATGGCTTGGGTACCAGATCGCGGCGTGACTGCGCTCAGCCCGCTGCGCCAGTTCGTGATCGTGGTGGTCTCGACACCTAGCAGTGCGGCGAACTCACGGATCGACTTGCGCATGGCTTCTTGGAGTGCGGCGGCTTCGAAGCCGGTCCACTGTCGCGCTCGTACCATCGCCTTTGCCTATGTTTTTGAGCCTGACCTGGGCAAATACCTACGCAATGCCCACACTACCCCATCACCGCGCGGTGACGGCCGAAACCGCATGTGCGCCAGGGTCAAAAGCGGTACCCGGTACCGGGCCGACGCCGCAAACCCCTCACGCGGCGCACCGGCGGCCAGGGTGGCGGGCCGGTGGCGAAAGCCCCCGGTGCCGGGTACCACCCGAACTTTTGCCGCCTTGGACCCGGAAAGAAGCACTGCGCGATGCCCACCAGTTCCCTCGCTATCTATCAACTGATCGCCATGACCGGACAGGCGGCGCATCAAGCGCCCCTAGTGCCGTTCACGATCTCGCAGGCGCACACCGTAATGCGCTACCGCGTTGCCTGCCGGGCGAGGTGCTGCCCGCACAAGGCCGCCGCCCTCGACACGCTCGTTCAAGCCGGCCGGGTGGTGCCATCCGAGACGAAGCCGCGGTGAGCCACGATGACCACACTGCCCAGTAGCGGCTCCCCGGACGACCACCTGCCCGATATCAGCGGCAGCGATCCGGCCGGAGTGACGCCGGAATGGGCGCCGGTCGAGCCGCTGCCGTCGAGCGAGATGCTGCTGGCGGCACTCGCTGGACCGATGCAAGTTACAGCCACGGACAGCCTCGATCCGGCGAGCGACTTGGTGATCTGCCAGGAGCGACATCGGTTGGCGATCAGCGTGTTGGCGAGTGGCGCCGTCGCGGGCGAACGGGTGCAATCTGTTGCGACGGCTCTGGATTCGGCGCGCGACCTGCTAGTGACGATCGTCGACGACGCTGTGGGCAATCGACTACTGCGCCGTCGGCGGGATGGGAGGCACCTTGCGGGCACGGATGGGGATGCCCGGCCTGTGTCGGTACATACGGAGTCGATCGGGGAGATCCCGGCTCGGATGGCCGCGCTGTGGGTCGTGGGCTTCCTACCTGGTCGGACGCTGTCGCAGGAGCAAGCGCGAGCCGCGCTGCGAGTGGCAGGGGAGCTAGACGCGCTGCGGGGGTACGCGGCTGTGCTGGGTTTGACGGTGCTCGAACTCATCGGGGTGGCCATGATGGATTGCTCCGGGCAGCAGGCGTATGCGCACGGTAATGCCCCGCAGGCTCTCTCGCGATTGGGGCGAGCGCAGTGACCGGCGAGCAGGCCGCCGCCTCGGCTGCGGCGGTCGCGGCGTTCAGCGCGGGAGCTGCACGAGGCCACCAGGCTGCCGCCCTCGAGCTGGCGGAGCTGGATGCCGCCTTGGATGCGGCGGCATGGCATGTGTTCGAGGCTCGGGCGGTGGTGCGGTGATGTTCGAGAGATGTCACAGTGCGCGGGAGGTCGCCGAGGTTTACCGCAGGCGTGGGTTCATCGTGTCGTGCGCGTTCGATCGAGTGTTCCTGATCGCGTCGCTGACGTTGGGCGCGGTGGCGATGCCCGCGCCGCTGGGTAGGCGGGTGCGGAAGGCACTGCTCGACACGGGCAAGTTCGCCTCGGTGCCGATCCTGACCCATGCCCGCCCGGATCGGGAGTGGGTGTTCCTGGTCGGCCCGGCCTGGGGTGCGGGAATGTCGACGCCGACCGTGGCGAGCCTCGAGGCGCACGGGGTGCGAGTCCTCGACGCTCGGCAACGGATCTGGTTGCCGATGACCGATCACCCGACCGGCTGGCATTGGATCTCGGAGCCGGTCAACGCCACCTCGATCCCGTCGCGCACCACCGTGGCGTGCCGCGCCCGCGACCTCCTCAGCCCCACGCCGTCGTCGCGGACGCGGAGGTGAGTGATGGTCTTCACCCCAGACGACGATGCGAGGGTGCTGCCCTCGGGGGAATCGCTGCTCTCAGCCATCCGTGGCCATCACGTCGACGCCCACCGGCTGACACGGTTCGCCGCCGAGTTCGGGAGGCTGTATCGGGGCTACCGGGCGTGGTTAGTGTGCGGATGTCGCTGCGGCAGTGACGAACTCGTGCTCGCCGTCGACACGTGGGCGGCCATGCATCTGCCGGTGCCGCATTCGGGGGCGCGGTTGCACACCGAGACTCTCGGCGCGGTCATCGACCGCCTCGCTCGCAGCCAGGTGCGCGCCTACCACCTGTTGATGACTGTGGATGTATCCGACCCGCAGGTGCACGCGGCCTGGTATCGGCTGGCGGAACTGGTGGATGGCTACACCGATCTTGCCGACGCGCTGACTCAGCGGTCGGTGCGGTTGCCCGCGCTCGGAGACGGTGGCTGATGAGACCTGTGCTGCCGGGCAAGGATGAACTGCTCATGGCCTGCCGTGGCTTCCCGCTGCCCGCCGACGACCCGGTACTGAGCGCGGCTGCCGAACTGGCCGTGCTGCATCAGCGGCGTGAACAGACAGCGTGGGAAGCGCTGGCGGTGATCGACACTCACCGCGCCCGGTTGATGGACACCATCGACACCTGGGTGCAGGTGCTGATCCCGCAACCGGTCTCGGGCGCACAGGTACACACCGAGACGATGGGCCAGGTCATCGACCGCATCGCCCAGTTGACCGCCCACACCTATACCGCGCTGGCGGGCGCTTCCGAAGAGGTGTTCTGCGAATCAGCGGAAGTGGTCGATGACCTCGCCATCGCCTACACCGACCTGGTCGAAGAACTCCTCGCCGGTTCCCGCCGCTTACCGATGACCCCGACCTCGGTGTAGCCCGCCGCTCGGCTTCCCACCTTCCCCCTACCTGCACGCGGCTTCGGTTCGAGGTCGCCCGTGCAGACACCGCCCACCCATTTGATGAAGGGAGCAACCCCGTGTCCGCGAATTCTGATCTTCGTGACCGCCCCGATCCGCTGCCGAGTATGGATCGGCTACTGCGGGTGTGGGACGGGGGTGGAGAAATCGACATCATCGCTGGAGCACGCCACCCGCGTGTTCCTCACGGTGTGGATCATCCAGTTCGAGGGGATCGACCTGCGCACGGTCGAGGACTGGAGCTTCACCGACCATCAGGCAGCCGTGCGCGAGAAGGCCGTGGCGCTCGCGCGTGCCATCGATGACGAGGTGACCTGGCATCTGGGAAATCGCCCGGAGCTGGTCACGCTGGTCGATGACGATGCCGACGCGCTCACCGTGGGCGAGCTGCTCGGCCAGATCACGATGTATGCGGCCCTGTTCGACAAATGGCCTCCCGGCCACGGCCAGATCCCGTTCGGTCCCACGTTCATGGTGCTCGGCCGCCTCTACGACGCGCTCGTCACGAACTTGGTGACCGGCAGCGCCCGCCAGCCTCGCCGCCGCTCCCACGGCGCGCCTCCAGTCCCCGAACCCCGCCGCGTCGACCTGATCGCCGCCCCACCGGATGGACGGTGACGAACGTGATCCGGTTCCCGCTGGCCGGTGACCCCTGCCGCACCGTCACGATCCGGCTACCGGCGTCGCCACAACCCCCACAGCACAACCTGTTTGACCCCGATGAAGGAGAACCGAATATGACCGACCATGTCCCCTCGACCGACTTGTGGACCGCCGAATCCGAACCCGCGACCGGTGGCCTGGTGGTGCTGTCGACCGACATCGCCTATGACCCGGACGATTTCGTGGCGTTGGTGCTCGCGGCGCGGCTGGTGCCGCCGAGCCAGCTGGTGGTAGTGACCGCGGATGAGGTCGGCGGCCTGCGCGCGCAGTTCGCCCGCCGCGTGCTGGACTCGCTGGACCGCAGCGAGGTACCGGTCATCGAAGGCATCGACCTGGGCGGCAAACGCCGGTTCCTGGCCGATCCCGGCCAACAGATCCCCGACTACATACGCCCGACACCCGAGGAACGCGAGAACCGTCACCACGCGATGATCGATGTCCTCACCGACATGATCGCCTCAGCTGACGGCCCGGTGCGGTGGGTGGGCTGCGGTCCGATGGCCGAGCTGGCCGCTGTGCTCACCGCCGCACCGGAGTACGCCGAGCAAGTGGTCGTCACCCAGATGGGCGGATGGCTCGACCACTACCGCGACCTCGAACGCTCGTCCCACAACTTCCACACCGACATGAGTTCAGCCGGCCTCGCCCTGCGGATACTGTCCCGCCCCAGGTTGGTGATGTCCGAGCACACCAACCATCCCGCGATCCGGGTGACCGAGGACTGGGCGCTGGTCGATGCCCTGAACGCCGATTCCGCCCCGGAGTGGGCGCGATGGCTGTCCACGCATTTCCACCGCTGGTTCGCTATCAAGGACGGCTCCTGGATGCACGACCCACTGCCCCTGTCCGCCGCCCTCGGCTATCCGTTCGTGACCTTCACCAGCGAACGGATCCGCATCGGCCACGACGCACGCCTGTACCGCAACCCGTACGGACGCCCGATGCAAGTATCGGCCCAGGTCGACTACGAAGGGTTCCTGGACTGGATGCGGTCGGTGGTGACGAACTGGTGACGTGCCCCACATGCGGTCAGACAACCCAACCGGCCTGTGACCCGGACAAAATCCGGGCGCGTGAGCGCGCGGTCAACGCCGAGCTGTCAGGACCGACCCACGCTCGCGTCCTCGATGCTCTGCTGCCCTACGACCTCGACCGCCCCTACGACCCCGACCAGATATCCGGCAAGGACAACTTTGCCTGCGACCGCGACATCGCCGCGCTGTTGGACCGTCGCGCGCCGGGATTCCGGGCCAGCGTCCACGCCGGGCACATGTTCTTGCGGCGCGCGGTCGCGGAACTGGCGCGGGCGGGGGTCTCACAGTTCGCGGTCATTGGGTGCGGATATCCGCGCAAACGCAACGTGCACACCGTCGCACGCGAGATCAACCCAGCCGCCGACGTCCTTTACCTCGATCACGACGCGCTCGTGTCTGCGTACGGGCGCGCCCTGCTCGAGACCGAATCCCGATTCGCGCAGGCCGATCCGAGCGACCCGGCCGCGATCTTGGCCGCCATCGGCCACCCGCACGCCCCGACAGGCTGGCTCGACCCCGGCGAACCGATCGCGCTGGTGTTCGGGTCGCTGGTCCTCGAACAACTCGACGCACCCGGACAGCTAATCGCCGAGTTGGTCACCGCACTGGCGAGTGGGTACGTGGCGGTGACCCACATCTGCACCGACACCGCCACCGACGTCGCCCGGCGCGCAGCCGCCGTCTACACCGCCCACAACCTCACACTGCGGCCCCGCACAACCCGCGACGTCACGACCATGCTGACAGGGGTGGAATTGCTCGGCCCCGGCCTGACGGTCGCCCAGGACTGGACACCCGGCCACGCCGCCAGCCCCGGCACGGGCGAGGCGAGCTGGCGGTGCTGCTGGGCCGCGCTCGGAACCTGGGGAGCGACCCGATGAGACCCGAGGACCTACCAGGGCGCAGTGGCCGCGACGCGGGCAGGATCGCCCACCGGCCCACACTGCTGGCCGCCCCGGACAGCAACATCACCGGCACCGATTGCGCGGTCGATCCCGGTGACCTCAGTCCCGACGAGGCGATCCGCACCCTCAGCGTCCACCACCAGTGCCCGTCGCCCTGTCATCCGCGTGACCGTGCGCTGGCGGTACTGGGCACCGAATACAGCGCGGCGGCAACACTGGGCGCGCGTCGGCCCGCGCGTGCACTGGACGAACTGGACCGACGGCTAGCCGAGCTGATCCGCGAATACCTACGCCGAGTCGCCGACCGGTAACCGCAGCCGCGACAGACCGAGCCCGGACGCCATCACCGTCCGGGCTCGTCTAATTCCTGCCCGCAGACACCTTTCCAGACAGAAAGCCGGGCGGCCCATCACCCCTGACACCGTCCCGGCTCGGTCACAGTGACAGCAGCCAACAGCCTCGAGGCGGTAAGGGCGAGCGCCACGGGGATGACACCGAACATCGCGGCCGCGGTCATCGGGTTGCGATCCTCAGGCACCCGTGAGGCCGACCGCCACTGTGGGCACGCGCCCAGCGAACCAACGAGAATGGCCGTTGCGATCCTCGGTCACCGGTCAGGCGACCGCCACGGCCACAAACCCAGAGCAGTCGAACGAGTCGCCGACGTTGCGATCCTCGATCACCCGTGAGAGCGACCGCCACGCATCGAAGGGTGCGCGTTGTCCATTTCATCGAAGTGGTTGCGATCCACGGTCACCCGTAAGGTTGACCGCCACGTGTTCAGCGGCGGAAACATGACCCGACGGCAGATGTTGCGATCCTCGGCCGCCCGTGAGGACGACCGCCACACCACGTTCCCGCAGATCTGACCCGGCCCGGTCGGGTTGCGATCCTCGGCCGCCTATGAGGGCGACCGCCACACGCTGCGCACCAGCACCGCGCGGTGCCCGGAAATGTTGCGATCCTCGGCCGCCTGTGAGGGCGACCGCCACCCCTGGCGATCTCGGAGGTGGGGCCATGGGAGCCGTAGTTGCGATCCTCGGCCGCCGGTGAGGGCGACCGCCACGTCGTTGATGCGGTCCAGCAAGTCCAGGTGGGGCTCGTTGCGATCCTCGGCCGCCCGTGAGGGCGACCGCCACTAGCGGCGACGTTGGGGGCAACACGCACTGCCGAGCAGTTGCGATCCTCGGCCGCCCGTGAGGGCGACCGCCACCTCGTCAGCTGGCTGAGCACGTCCTCGGTGGTGGTGTTGCGATCCTCGGCCGCCCGTGAGGGCGACCGCCACGAGATGGTCGCCCGCGAGGAGCTCGACCAGTCGGTGTTGCGATCCTCGGCCGCCCGTGAGGGCGACCGCCACGGTGCGCGAACTGGGCGAACGTCGACCGGGCCCCGCGACGGAGTCTGTTTGGGGCGCCTCGGTTTCCATAACTGCTGTTCGTCAGTTCGGAACCTCCTTGGGAATCCGTGTGCACTGGGGGTTCTTAAGTGTGGGAACGCCTGCGGTGTGTTCATCGGCGGGTAGCCAGGGCTATCTGACGATTCTGGTGAGTGTGACGCCGTCGGGGATGGCGGCTTCGTCGATGGTGATGGTGTAGTCGGTAAAGTTGCGGATGGGGGTTGTCGGGGTTTGGCGGGTGTCGGGGGTGATGTGGACGGTGTCGGTGAGGGTGTGGGCGGGTGCGGTTCCGTAGGCGTCGTGGTGGGTGAAGATGTAGAGGCCACGCAGGGCCATTTCGCCTCGGGTGGAGGCGCGGTCATGTTCGAACATCAGGGTCATGCAGCGCCAGAGCAGGGCGAGGTCGTCGGTGGTGACACCGGTGCGGGTGGCCAGGGGGGCGCTGAAGTGTCCGATGCCACGGTAGAGGCCGTAGGGAACGGTGTGTTTGCTGCCCATTTCGGTTTGTTTGGTGTCGTCTTCTTTGGTGCGGGTGACGCGGGTAATGCCGTGTTCTTGGGCGAGGACGGGATGGATGCTGCGAGAGAAGGTCAGCTGCAGCGGTCCCTGGACACGACCCGCGGTTTTCGTGCCGGTGGTCATGACGGCTCCGAACATGCGGACGTCGTAGAAGTTTTCACACATCCAGCGCTTCGCGACCGGTTCGGAGGGTTTGTCGCCGGGCAGGTCGAGTTCTTTGTAGGCTCGTTCGTGTTGGGAGTTGAGTGATACTCCGGCTTCGACGTAGATGGCGTTGCCGGGTTTGCCTTCGCCGAGCAGACCGACCATATTGCGGATTTTGCGTTTGATCGCGACGTCGGTGACCAGACCTTGCATGGTTTCGGGGTCGGTTCGGGGGATACCGCCACCGTCGGGGTCGCCGTTGGGGTTGCCGTCGGTGACGTCGAACAGGAACACGAAGTCGTGTTTACGGGTGGGGTCCAGATGCGGGGACGTGGTCATGATCGAAAGCTCCTTGTCGGTCTCTCTCAGGCGGTGAGTTCGGCGGCGGTTTCTTCCGCGGCTATGTCTTCGACGGTTGTTATGTTCTCGACGGCAGCGTTTTTGGCGTCTTTCGCTGCTTTGGCGGCGCGGGCAGCGGTCATGTCGGCGGCTCGTTGGTGGTCGTAGCCGAGGATGAACCGGATCTGGGCTGTGGTGTCGAGGTGTGCGGGCAGCGCGGTTTCGTAACCGAGTAGCTCGGAGATCTTGGCCAGACGGGTGTCGAGGGCCCGCCCGGCGGGGCGGGTGGCTTCTTTGCCGATGAGTTTTTTGAGGTGGCCGTTGGCGTTGAGACGCAGCATCCGCATGGTGGCGGCCGGCTGGCTCATGGCAAGCCCGAAGTAGCGGTCGCGGATGGTCGCATTGATGTCGGGGATCGCTCGCCGTTGGACGGATTCGAGGACGGCGAACATCCGGCCCCACACGTAGGCGGGGTCGGTGGCGGTTTCGTCGAGTCCTGGCATGACTTTCTCTTTCAGGTATGGGGGGCGGTTGAGGGCCAGGCGCAGCATCGCGACGCGGGGCAGGTCGACGTGGTGGTCGTTGCGGATGCGATGCAACAGCCTCACAACCAGGTGCGGTGGTGGTGAACCGCCGTGTAGCGCGCAGCGCAGCAGGTCTCGTTCGATGCCGCGGGCCGCGCTGCCGACGACGTAGGAGCCACGGCGTTTGTCCCAGCGACCGGTGGCCTGGACCATCCGCTTCAGCCCGACTTCGTGAACGCCATCTGCCCAGAGCTGTGTGGTGCCGTGGTCGTCGAACCAATCCCGGAAGCGTTTCTTGATTTCCAGAACCGGGACATCGATCCAGTCCCGCACTACGACGCGGCTTTGATTCGCCGACAGAGTGATGGCGTAGAAGTCGGTGCCCTCGACGACGGTGCCCGACTCCCCTTTCCACACTTCCCGGCGCAGTGCCGCGACCTGCCCAGGGTGGGGTGCGTCGATGATACGGACGTCGAATTCGACGGCGGGGTCGCGCAGCCACCAGGTCAGCACGGTGTCCTCGCCGCGGCGGTGACGCTGTGGGTCCGACAGCAGACTGTTCAGCGCAGCCATGGCCTGGCCTCCGCAGTCCTCGCACAGCGGGGTGTTGGCCAGCTGTAAGGTTCCCATCCGCCCTTGGGCGGAGGTGTTGACCGACACCAGCGCCGCGTCCCTGCCGCGTTTGGGCCGCCCCGACGCGTCGACACCCACAGGGATCAGGCTGCCTTTGACCATCTCCGGAACCGTCTTCAACAGCGGCCCTAGGTTCATACACGACAAGCAGAACCCCTCGCCGCCAGAGCTCTTGCGGATTCGTGCCACTGCTGCCCACAACTTGGTCGCCGACTCCCGCAGGTGCACCAGCTCACCCGCGACGAGGAACATGACCAGATCCGACGACTTGGCCTCCCGCAGCCTCAAATCGGCCAGAACATCGAGATACCTTCCACCAGTGAAGAATTCACACAACTTCTGCGCGACGGGGTCACCGCTGGACTCCTGGTACTCCCGTAGCATGGCGAGGTAGGCGTCGTGACGCCGGCCGGAGTCGCAGCGGGCCTTGTCATCGTCCTTCTTGGCGAGAGCGAAGGCGTATTCGAGGGTGTCGACCAGCAGCATCGCCGCGATACCGCTGGTGCGTGTCAGATACGGTGTCGCCAAAGGTGATCCGGCCTTGTGCTCGGCGTCGGCGCGGTCGATCAGACTCGGATTCCCGGCATCATCGAGCACGACCGACCACCGCACCGTCCTGATCCGGTAGTAGCGGGGCACGCTGTCATCGGTGGTGCGGCTTTTGACGAGTCGGTCAATCAGCATCGGTTCGCCTCCCGCGTTTGGCCGGACCGGCCGAGGGAAGTCGGGTGCCGTTGGGCGGGACGCGCAGGACCCCGTTGGTCAGCTTGGCGGGAAACCAACTGTAGGTTTCGCCTCCGTGCTCGTCGTAGTGGATGCTGTGCAGCATTATCCCGAGTTCTTTGTCCTTGTCGCGGCAGTCCGAAATGGGTTCGGCTGCGGTAGCTTTGCCGAAGCGGGCCGAGAATTCGCGGGTACCGAGGTACGGCTGGGAGTAGCAAGCGCCCTTGTCGACGCGGCGGCGGAACTGCTCCCGGTAGGCCACCTCTGTCGCTGTGGCGTGTGGCCGGAGCTTGATCTGTGCGTGGATGCGGTAGGCGACATCGCGCAGTCCGACGGTGTTGCGTTGATCGCGGTCGTCCTCGACGTCGTAGTGCAGGCCGGCATCGGCCATCGCGCGACGGACCCAATCATCGGAAACAGTCGATTTGACCTCGTTGCGGCGGATGGAGAACCAGCGGATCGGTTTGAGGACCTCTATCTTGACGATGATGTAGTCGAATTCAGGTTTCCAGAAGATGGCGTCCAGGATTCCCCGGGCGGCCGACGGGGTCATTACTTCGTAGCTGAAGCGTTCGGATTTCATCTCCGGGCGGGTGAAGCAGGCGTACTCGCCACTGACCTCGACTACGAGCGGGGGGTTCGGATAGCGCGGATGGGTGTTGTTCACCAGACGTAGTCCTCCGGGTTGGGGTAGCTGAATTCGATTCCGCGGGCGCCGTACTCGCCGCACCACTCATACAGGCGGCCGCTGCCGGGTCTTGCCGGGTCGCCGACCAGTACCGTGGCCAGGCCCTCGGCCGCGGCTCGCGCAGCTAGTCGCTTGGGTAGCGCGGCGAGGTAGGGCTGTAGTCGCCGGTACACCCACGGCTCGACCCTGCCCGGACCGGCCAGAGCTGTCCGCAACTGTTCTCGTTCGGTGTCGTCGCCGTAGCCGACCAGCACCGGGACGGTGTGTTCGTCGATCATGCGGAACGTCTCGGCGACTTTCGGGAAGTCGAAGGACGCCCGCAACTGCTGGATCGTGGCCCCGACGCCGGTGTTGTCGATGTTCTTCACCGCATACCGGGTGGTGTAGTAGTCGCGCAGCAGCTCCAGCCGATCCGGGTCCCGCCCCGGACCGAAGAACGATCGTGTGACATCCAGGGCAGGCCCGTACACCATCGCCGTGCCTTCCACACTGCCGTCGACCGGGTCGAAGACCACCACCCGGCCCTCGTCGAGCAGCCCGTTACGGTTGCAGCGCCCAGCGGCCTGCAACAACGCCTCCGCAGTCGCGAAAGCCCGATACACCACCGGGAAATCCAGATCGACACCCGCTTCGACCAGCTGCGTGGCGACCACCGCCACCGGCTGCCCGGCGGCGAGGCGCGCGCTGATCTGCGCCAGCACATCACGGCGATGGGCACCGGCCATCCGCGTCGACAGATGCAGCACCGGCCCCTGCGTGTCGTGGGATTCGATCAGCCGATGTAGTTCGGCGGCATCAGCGGTCGTATTGACGATCAGCAGCACCTGCCGCTGCCCTGCCGCGTCCTCGGCGATCTGCTCGAGGGTGGGCTTGGGATCGCACCGCCACTCGAACCGGACCCGTCGTAGCCGGTCGTATAACGGCTGCGGTCGCGCAATGACATTGCGTCGCTCGACGTCCCGGAAGATCTCCAAGCTGAAGAACTCCGGCTGGGTCGCCGAGGCCAGCAACACCGTCGTACCGAAGTGCTCGCTCAGATGCCGCAGCACCGACAGGATCGGCAGCAACAACGAATCCGGCAGCGACTGCACCTCATCCAGCACGATCACCGAACCCGCCAGCCGGTGCAGCTTCCGCATCGCCGACGGCTTACGGCTGAACAGCGACTCGAACAACTGGACCGTCGTCGTCACCACTACCGGCGCATCCCAATTCTCCGCCGCCAACCGCTGCCAACGCCCCGCCGGACCGAGCCCGTCCACATCGAGGCCACTGTGATGCTCGAGCACATGCTCATCCCCGAACAACCGCCGATACACCTCCGCGTTCTGCTCGGTGATCGACAGGAACGGCACCGCTACAATCACCCGTGCCAAACCGTGCCGGACAGCGTGATGCACCGCGAAACCACCCGCCGCGATCGTCTTCCCAGCACCCGTCGGAGCGGGAAACGGGAAAACCCCGATCGGCTGCGACGCCGCAGCAACAGCCTGCTCGTACACCTCGCTACGGATAGCGTCCACCCCCGCTGCCCCACCATCCGAACGGGCCGGGCGGCCAGCCAGATACTCGAGACGGTTCCGTTCATACACTTCCGCCAACTCCGACAGCCGACGCGGCGACAGTCGCCGTTGCCCGGTGAAATGCCGCTCTGTGTCGAGGAAGTCGGCATCAACCACAGCGCTGAAAACCATCCGCAGCAGCAACTCCACCACACACCGATCCGCCGGTGGCAGCGCCCACACCGGGATCTCCGGCAATGGATCCGGGAAGATCTCCGGCATCACCGCCACCACCCGAGCGACCGCCTCCTGCACCGCGACCCGGTCCGGCCCCTCGGCACGCCCAAGCGCCTTCGCCAGTGCCGGTCGATCGCTCAACCCACCGTGATGACCGAGAACCGCCATCGAAAACAGACCCAGCCCGGCCTCTTTCGCCGCCAACCAGGTCCCGGCAAGTTTATGGTCAATACTCCGGCCCTGCCCATCGACCACGCGCCCACCACAGGTTCCGGCCCGCAGCAGCCCCGCCTGCCACGAACAGCCGCCTTTACCCGTGTCATGGACTAAGCCGACATACTCCGCAACCTGCGCGGCCCCGAACACCCTGGCGAACTGCGCCGCCAGCGCGGCAGTGCCTCGTGAATGATCGACCAGATCGTGACGAATCCCCGCCGTATTCTCGCTGTGCGCCCACAAACCCGACGACAAACCTCCCCCTCATATCCAGAGCAAATTCGGCACAGGCAGCGACCGTACGCCAAGGGGCCGACAACCCGTGGCGCATCACAGGATTAGGGACAGCAGCATGCTTTCGCCCCCGTTCCCGAACTACATCGAACGATCTTCACCCTCGCGGCGCTGATCATGAGCGCGAAGGAAGTCGACGCCGAGACGGCGATCCCACTGACCGTCCTGCTCGTGTCCGGGATCGTGACGTGCATAATGACTCCGACCAACCGAAAAGACCGATACCAGCGACGGATCGGCAGGACCCGCGCACGGGTTTGCGCGTCGGAGGCAAAAACCTCCAATGCACAGAGATTCCCAGGGAGGTTCCGAACCGGCGAACAGCAGTTATCAAGTTCGACACACTCGA
Encoded here:
- the cas3 gene encoding CRISPR-associated helicase Cas3'; the protein is MSSGLWAHSENTAGIRHDLVDHSRGTAALAAQFARVFGAAQVAEYVGLVHDTGKGGCSWQAGLLRAGTCGGRVVDGQGRSIDHKLAGTWLAAKEAGLGLFSMAVLGHHGGLSDRPALAKALGRAEGPDRVAVQEAVARVVAVMPEIFPDPLPEIPVWALPPADRCVVELLLRMVFSAVVDADFLDTERHFTGQRRLSPRRLSELAEVYERNRLEYLAGRPARSDGGAAGVDAIRSEVYEQAVAAASQPIGVFPFPAPTGAGKTIAAGGFAVHHAVRHGLARVIVAVPFLSITEQNAEVYRRLFGDEHVLEHHSGLDVDGLGPAGRWQRLAAENWDAPVVVTTTVQLFESLFSRKPSAMRKLHRLAGSVIVLDEVQSLPDSLLLPILSVLRHLSEHFGTTVLLASATQPEFFSLEIFRDVERRNVIARPQPLYDRLRRVRFEWRCDPKPTLEQIAEDAAGQRQVLLIVNTTADAAELHRLIESHDTQGPVLHLSTRMAGAHRRDVLAQISARLAAGQPVAVVATQLVEAGVDLDFPVVYRAFATAEALLQAAGRCNRNGLLDEGRVVVFDPVDGSVEGTAMVYGPALDVTRSFFGPGRDPDRLELLRDYYTTRYAVKNIDNTGVGATIQQLRASFDFPKVAETFRMIDEHTVPVLVGYGDDTEREQLRTALAGPGRVEPWVYRRLQPYLAALPKRLAARAAAEGLATVLVGDPARPGSGRLYEWCGEYGARGIEFSYPNPEDYVW